One genomic window of Brienomyrus brachyistius isolate T26 chromosome 16, BBRACH_0.4, whole genome shotgun sequence includes the following:
- the LOC125709952 gene encoding uncharacterized protein LOC125709952, with translation MDSFPLPGNATDFERGQSGLGPYPAALDLPVLLAPDQPVLPVLATAVPPAGVESVVPATPPAGPESAVPAEPEAPATAPPPATALLPAPPELPAAAAAPPEASPPPEALPPPSAPPTPEVLAPPEFPPLAAAPPEAPLPPPAVTVATSVTPAPVTTAPVTPVLVPMTSVHVAGEVPAFSTIASSSLEEEELKWDSSGTSLMTPPPSPQCGDPGLYPYILCPRRVEYTYARLGSHPLCSLARPPTPHHPASVPPPTRRWLSAGSPAAGPPTPVHWWTSPWSAVAAPSPAAAPAPSLPLLVSPPAPSSSPSPVPRPTSSAPLRSPPALASQSPVAPPAATHRLLWLPRAPFCPPFFPRFPSFVRCCLGFCPCACSVCLFCSWSLVNGLALVFQVLCSRSRPLHRCHWDMPGVRAFGGRGSVMTFASSPRVCHSPPIIHVCFPDCAQLFPVLFDLSCVYQSASESVPQIGH, from the coding sequence ATGGACAGCTTCCCCCTTCCAGGGAACGCAACTGACTTTGAAAGGGGCCAGAGTGGTTTGGGACCCTATCCCGCGGCACTtgatctgcctgtcctgctgGCGCCTGATcagcctgtcctgcctgtcctgGCCACTgcggtgccccctgctggtgtagAGTCGGTGGTTCCTgcgacgccccctgctggcccagaGTCGGCAGTGCCTGCTGAACCCGAGGCACCTGCCACGGCCCCACCTCCAGCTACTGCTTTGCTCCCTGCACCGCCCGAgctccctgctgcagctgctgcaccgCCCGAGGCATCGCCTCCGCCTGAGGCTCTGCCTCCGCCttctgcaccacccacaccagaGGTCTTGGCTCCGCCCGAGTTCCCGCCTCTGGCTGCTGCTCCGCCGGAGGCCCCTCTTCCTCCGCCCGCAGTTACTGTGGCTACCTCTGTGACTCCAGCCCCTGTGACTACTGCCCCAGTGACTCCTGTCCTAGTGCCCATGACCTCAGTCCATGTCGCCGGGGAGGTCCCGGCCTTTTCGACCATCGCTTCTTCTtccttggaggaggaggagctcaagTGGGATTCCTCGGGGACCTCCCTCATGACTCCTCCTCCCTCGCCCCAGTGTGGTGATCCTGGCCTATACCCCTATATACTGTGTCCCAGAAGGGTAGAGTACACATATGCAAGGCTAGGGTCCCACCCGCTCTGCTCCCTGGCCCGCCCTCCGACGCCTCAtcaccctgcctcggtcccgccTCCGACACGTCGTTGGTTGTCTGCGGGTTCCCCCGCTGCGGGTCCCCCCACTCCGGTGCATTGGTGGACATCGCCATGGTCTGCTGTGGCTGCGCCGtcacctgctgcggctcccgcaCCCTCCTTGCCTTTGCTggtgtcccctccggctccctccTCATCCCCATCACCTGTCCCTCGCCCTACCTCCTCAGCCCCtctgaggtcccctcctgctctggcCTCCCAGTCGCCtgtggcccctccggctgccacccATCGCCTGCtgtggctccctcgggctccctttTGTCCCCCGTTCTTTCCGCGTTTCCCGTCCTTTGTCAGGTGTTGTCTTGGCTTTTGcccctgtgcctgttctgtgtgtctgttttgtTCTTGGTCCCTCGTTAATGGTCTtgctcttgttttccaggtcctttgCTCCCGGTCTCGTCCTCTCCACCGCTGTCATTGGGACATGCCTGGAGTGCGTgcctttggggggaggggttctgTTATGACCTTCGcttccagtcctcgtgtgtgccactccccccccatcatccacgtgtgcttccccgattgtgcccagctgtttcctgttctttTCGACTTGTCTTGTGTATATCAGTCTGCGTCTGAGTCAGTTCCCCAGATCGGTCATTGA